A region of Ignavibacteriota bacterium DNA encodes the following proteins:
- a CDS encoding DedA family protein, protein MMRRMKLWMEGFAERPGAMYILAGLAFIESSFFPLPPDILLIAIAVSAPKKAFKAALWCSIGSVFGGIFGYYIGYGLMETVGMKIVDFYHAHEVWNKLVVTFQGEVGFWFLAGAAFSPIPYKIATIAAGATKMPIMEFILISSLGRAARFFIVAGVIYYFGPKTKDFIDKYFDKLSLAFLVLLILGFVLVKYII, encoded by the coding sequence TTGATGCGAAGGATGAAATTATGGATGGAAGGATTCGCCGAACGCCCCGGAGCGATGTACATTCTCGCAGGACTTGCATTTATAGAATCTTCATTTTTTCCTTTACCGCCTGATATTTTGCTTATTGCCATTGCTGTGTCTGCACCTAAGAAAGCTTTTAAAGCAGCCCTTTGGTGTTCGATAGGTTCTGTTTTTGGAGGAATTTTCGGCTATTATATCGGCTATGGGCTTATGGAAACCGTAGGTATGAAAATAGTTGATTTTTACCATGCACACGAAGTATGGAATAAATTAGTTGTTACTTTTCAAGGTGAGGTAGGATTTTGGTTTTTAGCAGGTGCGGCGTTCTCCCCTATTCCTTATAAAATTGCTACTATTGCAGCCGGAGCAACCAAGATGCCAATTATGGAATTTATTTTAATCTCATCACTTGGCAGAGCTGCAAGATTTTTCATTGTTGCAGGAGTGATATATTATTTTGGACCAAAAACCAAAGACTTTATTGATAAATATTTTGATAAGTTGTCGCTTGCATTTTTAGTGTTGTTAATTCTCGGATTTGTATTAGTAAAATATATAATATAA
- the smpB gene encoding SsrA-binding protein SmpB, protein MESNKPTSGQRAIKIVVSNRKARFEYEILQKYECGIVLQGTEVKSLRAGKCNLQDSYASFENGEIFIHNLHIKEYDFGNRENHKPNRDRKLLLHLRELAKLKSQVEEKGLTIVPLSIYFSGHLVKVEIAVVRAKKKFDKREDVKKRDVEREIRRDFMR, encoded by the coding sequence ATGGAATCAAACAAACCAACAAGTGGTCAGAGAGCAATTAAGATTGTAGTATCGAACAGGAAAGCAAGATTTGAATACGAGATTTTGCAAAAATATGAGTGTGGTATTGTTCTTCAGGGTACTGAAGTAAAATCACTAAGAGCCGGTAAATGCAATCTGCAGGATTCCTATGCTTCGTTTGAAAATGGAGAAATCTTCATACATAATCTTCATATAAAAGAATACGATTTTGGGAATCGAGAAAATCATAAGCCAAATCGTGACAGGAAGCTCCTTCTTCATCTGCGGGAATTAGCAAAACTTAAGTCGCAAGTGGAGGAAAAGGGTTTGACTATTGTGCCTCTCAGTATTTACTTCTCGGGTCATCTTGTAAAAGTCGAAATTGCTGTTGTGAGAGCAAAGAAGAAATTTGACAAACGAGAAGATGTGAAAAAACGTGATGTCGAGAGAGAAATACGTCGTGATTTTATGAGATAA
- a CDS encoding AbgT family transporter, whose protein sequence is MKINKIKFTERYLNFIEKSVDRLPDPFFLFAILALLVILASYIGDMSDLFAIHPGTGQRIDVINLISKENIARMFTDSVVNFVNFPPLGVVLVMVIGIGIADKTGFFKVAIGAFSQFVPPRFIALLFIFLSVNSSVMADSGVVLMPPLGAMVFAGIDRHPLAGLAAGFVGVCGGFSASVVITGLDPLLASLTEPAAKLIDAEYQVFPTANYYFMAFSTFFVTIIINYITNNIVEPRVKDIEVSGTYLNLDRTIEKPDATQRRALLHSLISMIIFTVIILLMTIPESGILRDKAGNLLPFYRSIIFLIMVGFFVAGTVYGISAKVISSGKELVKMSSDMMNTMGGYIVLSFIIAQFIAYFNWSNLGIVTAIKGADFLRDSGFTGVPLVAGFLVFSMVINIFIASASAKWAILSTVFVPMFMLLGMPPEVTQAIYRVGDSVTNFITPMFPYFPIIIVFAREISKEITFGKLVSLLVPYSIALSIIWGIILVLWVLFGIPMGPGVPSSLN, encoded by the coding sequence TTGAAAATCAACAAAATAAAGTTTACAGAAAGGTATCTGAATTTTATAGAGAAAAGTGTTGACCGACTGCCGGACCCATTTTTTCTCTTTGCAATTCTGGCATTGTTAGTAATTCTTGCATCGTATATTGGTGATATGTCAGACCTTTTTGCAATACATCCGGGCACAGGACAGCGAATTGATGTTATAAATTTAATTTCTAAAGAAAATATCGCCAGAATGTTTACAGATTCTGTTGTAAATTTCGTAAATTTCCCTCCGCTGGGTGTTGTACTGGTGATGGTTATAGGTATCGGAATTGCCGATAAAACCGGTTTTTTCAAAGTGGCAATAGGTGCTTTCTCTCAATTTGTACCTCCAAGATTTATAGCTCTGCTCTTTATATTTTTGTCTGTAAACAGTAGTGTAATGGCTGATTCCGGTGTTGTACTGATGCCACCCCTCGGGGCAATGGTTTTTGCAGGAATAGACAGGCATCCTCTTGCCGGATTGGCTGCGGGATTTGTCGGTGTTTGCGGCGGATTTAGCGCAAGTGTTGTTATTACCGGACTTGACCCGCTATTAGCGAGTTTGACTGAGCCTGCGGCTAAGCTCATTGATGCAGAATACCAGGTCTTCCCCACTGCAAATTACTATTTTATGGCATTTTCAACTTTCTTTGTAACGATTATTATAAACTATATTACTAATAATATTGTTGAGCCACGCGTCAAGGATATTGAAGTTTCAGGAACTTATCTTAATTTAGACCGGACTATCGAAAAACCTGATGCGACTCAAAGAAGAGCACTTTTACATTCTCTGATATCAATGATAATTTTTACGGTTATAATTTTATTAATGACAATTCCGGAAAGCGGAATTTTGAGAGATAAAGCCGGAAACCTGCTTCCATTCTACCGAAGTATAATATTTTTGATTATGGTGGGATTTTTTGTTGCCGGAACAGTTTACGGAATATCAGCAAAAGTAATCAGTTCAGGCAAAGAACTTGTAAAAATGAGTTCTGATATGATGAACACAATGGGCGGTTACATTGTCCTTTCATTTATTATCGCTCAGTTTATAGCATATTTCAATTGGTCAAATCTCGGTATAGTTACTGCAATTAAAGGCGCTGATTTCCTTCGTGATTCCGGTTTTACAGGTGTTCCACTTGTTGCAGGATTTTTGGTATTTTCGATGGTAATCAATATTTTTATAGCAAGTGCATCAGCAAAATGGGCAATCCTATCCACTGTATTTGTGCCTATGTTCATGCTGCTCGGAATGCCTCCTGAAGTTACGCAGGCAATATACAGAGTAGGAGATTCTGTCACAAACTTTATTACTCCAATGTTTCCGTATTTTCCGATTATCATAGTTTTTGCTCGTGAAATATCCAAGGAAATTACATTCGGGAAGTTGGTTTCACTTCTAGTTCCCTATTCGATAGCATTAAGCATAATCTGGGGAATAATATTAGTTTTGTGGGTATTATTTGGTATTCCTATGGGACCTGGAGTACCAAGCTCACTGAATTAA